The Planctomycetia bacterium nucleotide sequence AGCGGCTTCGATGGAATTCGCGCTATTGCCGACCGGACCGATCAGCAATGAAAAACGGTGGACGAATACGGTCGGCCTTGAGTTCGCATTGATTCCTCCCGGCGAGTTTCAGATGGGTGCCGTCGACGACGATCCCGATGCCGACGACGATGAATTGCGGCATAAAGTGAGAATCACGAAACCGTTTTATCTCGGAATTCATGAGGTGACGCACGCTCAGTTTTCGCAGTTCGTGAAGGCGGACAACTATAAGACCCAAGCGGAAACGGACGGCGCCGGCGGCTGGGGCTACGATGAAGCGACGGATACGTTGTCGGGCCCGAAACCGCAGTACGATTGGCGGAACACCGGTTGGCCGCAAACGGATGAGCATCCGGTGGTGAACGTCACTTGGCGCGACGCAAAGGCGTTTTGCGATTGGCTCTGTCGCAAGGAAGGGAAGAACTATCGCCTACCGACCGAAGCGCAATGGGAATATGCCTGCCGGGCCGGAGCAGCGACGAAGTATTTCCACGGAGACGATCCGGAACGGCTCGCGGAATTCGCCAACACGGCCGACGCGGCTTTCAAAACGAAGAAGCCGAGCGGGCACGCATACGGCATCGATGCGGACGACGGCTTTGTGTTCACCGCACCGGTCGGCCGACGGAAGCCGAATGCGTTCGGGCTATACGACATGACCGGGAACGTGTGGGAATGGTGCGACGATTGGTACGACCCGCAATTCTACAGCCGATCGCCTGAGAATGATCCGTTCGGGCCGGTCGAGGGGACCTTAGGCGTCTATCGAGGCGGGAGTTGGTTCAGCCGGCCGGCGTATGCTCGTCCTTCGAATCGGGGCGGCGACTCGCTGGAATATCGCGACGACAGCTTGGGATTTCGCCTCGTCTTAGCCCCCTGAGGTTGTGTCGAAGCTCAGTTCGCTTCCACGTACTTCACGTGCACCACCCCGATGAGATTGCCGGGAGCAACTCCCTTGGCGTGTTTGACCGTCTCCGCGACCTTTTCTCCGGCGGTGGTACCGACCGCACGTTCGGAACTCGCCGTGAGCGTGTAGAAGGCGGCGGTGATCATGCCGATCTGATCGGAAAACTTGTAGCGCGCGGCGAGCGACTGCGACGCATCGACCACAGTGAAGCGGCGCATTTCGTTCTTCTCATTGTCGTTGGAGAGGAAGCCCTGCACTTGCCACAGCGCGACGTTGTTCACCTTGAATGTGTCGGGCAAGGTCGGATCGAGGACCCAAGACCGCGCCGTGTCGAGGCCGACGCGCTTCCCGATGATCCAGGTCTCGATCCCCTTGGTCGATTCCTTTTCCGAGACCGTGTTTAAGCCGTCGACCAAGAGGCGCATCGCGACCGGTTGCTTGCCGGAGTGTTCGACCTGAATAGTATACGTTTCCCCTTTGCGGAGTTCGACGATCCAATCGTTGCCGACGGCTTTGCCTGGTCGCTCGACTCCGCCGACCATGATCCGCAGCCGAAATGGAAACGCCGGATCGAGAAACGGGTGCGGGCCCTTGGCACGCTCGTCGGCTTCGCGCACCACCTTGTCTTCGATCGGCTTGATGTCTTCGCCCGGACGCTGACGGTCCGGCTGCCGATCCTCGGGTCGGATAACCGAACTCTTGCCGATCATCGCCCATTCGCTTTCGTTGAGCAGCGCGGTGCCGCCGGAGTGCCCGAGATCGGCGCTTCCTTCGGTTTGCGTCAACTTGCATTGCACATGCACGACGCGCGGATTTCGCGCAGCACCTTCTGCCTGATCCCCTTTGAGCTTGCCGATGACGACGACAGGCATTCCTCCGGTCGAGGCGGAAAGTCCCTTGAGCGCCGCATCGGAGCCGAGATCGGCAAGCCCGAAGCGATGCTGCTTCAACGCGGTTTGTACCCTGTGGCGATCGACGACGCTGAACCGTCCGCTGCCGAGATCGATGAGTCGCTCTTGCAGCATTTCGGCGCACGAGTTGCCGAGCAAGCCGAACTCCTTTCCTAAGAGCTCGCCCCCATCGGTATCATTGATGAATTCCAGCACGCCGATCTTCGCGACTTTATTTTCGATGAGCTTATCGGCCAATTGCTCGGCGACGTCGTTGATTACGGTCTTCAGCGATTGCGGCGTAAGGCGTACGACCGTCGGGACGCCGTCGATCGCCGAGCGGACGATACGCACCGGCGTTTGCAGTCGGCCGAGCCTTCCTTCGCTGGTGCGTTTCACGGCGCGATGCACGTAGTCGAACAGTTCGTCGATGTTGACTTCGCCGTCGCCACTGGTGTCGGCATTCCCTTTAAGCCCTTCATTGAGCCAATAGGTAAAGAGAGAGTGCTGCTTTTCGTCCCAGATTTGGCTCGGCTGATTCGCGGTCGAACTTGCGATGGTAACGACGTTCGCCAGATCGCCGAATTGATTGCCGATCTCTTCGGAATTCGCTGGGGCTTTCGTAGGATCTTTGCCGCCTCGCTCGCTCCCCGCATGGCAGGCGTCGAGAATCAGCAGCTTGAAGCCGGCCGGGCAGGCAGCGAGCCGTTCGCGTAGCCATTGCACCGCAACACCGCTTTTTTCAGGGCTTTCAGGATCGCAATCGATTGGCGCGAGATACATCTTACCATCGGCGGCGCGAAAGCCGTGACCCGAGAAATAGACGACGATCCGGTCGTCGGCGGCGGGCTGCGCAAGAAACGTCGTCACCGCTTGCTCGATCACCGCGCGGCGCGGCTTCTTGTCGTCGGCCGCACCGTCGTGAATCGCCGTGATCCGCTTCGGGTCGTAGCCGCCGCGAGCGACGAGCGTTTCGCGAAGCGTGTCGACATCGCGACGGATGAAGTCGAGACGACGCGCCTTTTCATACTCGCCGCACCCGATCAGCAAAGCCCACGACTTCGGCCGCGCGGCCGGAGCATCCGCCGCGAGCGCGCGTCGACCTTGGTCGAACGCACCTGCCCCGAACAAGCCGACGACGATCAGGCCTACGCATACTTGACGAAGATCGGTCGTGAACGAACGACGACGGGAGATCATGGCAACCCTCTTAAAAGCGAAACGAAGGGTTCTAGCGGCTTACGGTTTTAAGTAAATCGGACGGGTCGAGAAATCGTAGAACTGCGGCTCGTGGCGAAGTTTGCCGTCGGTTTCGGCGAAGTTTTTCTCGTTCGCCGCGATGTACTTCAACACACGGTCGCGGATGTCGCGGAAGGCGACGTCGATCGGCTGGCGCGGCGGACTCACCGCGAGACTTTCGATCAGCCCGAACGGCAAGGTGTGCATGAAGTCTCCCTGCTTGAGCGTGAGGTCGGCGCCGGTGCGGCGCTTGAGAGCGTCGATCGTGTCGTTCGACAAGCTAAACGAATACGAAACCTCCTTCGTGGTGCATGCGCTGATGACGACAGTGTCGGGCTGCCCGATATCCTTCAATCTGCCGAGCTCGCCGGTGAGGAAATCGAAATTCGCGATTTCGGCTGCGCGTTCAGCCGGCTTCAACGACTTCTCGTTTTTGGCGAATCCTCCGGCGTGGCAAGTGGCCATCATCACGACTACCTTCCGGCCCGCCAGCTTCTGCAGCCAATGACCGAAGAGATCGTCGGTGACGCAGGACTGGTGAATCAAGACCATGTTCAACAGTTTATTAAGCTGCTCATCGCCGAGCTTTTTCATCGTCTGCTGGTTCGCGGCGATAAAAGCCTCGAAAACTTCCAAACTGCGGCGATCGTCGTCGGAAATGGTTCCCGCAGTGCGCTGCTTCCTGAAATGAGAATATAAACTGAGGTCGGCGAATTCCTGGGTCATGAAGTATTCGTCTTTGCCGTCGCGCTCGTCGCCGTTGTCGTCGTCGACGCCGTCACCATGCGTTTCGATAAAGATCACGACGGTATCCCCCGGCCGCGTCACCGAGGGGAGCCACTTCGTAATTCCTTCTTCGATGCCGGCCTTTGTGGCCTCTTGGTTGACGAGAATGCGGACTTCGTCCAAGTGAGAAACTTCCTTCATCACTTGTGCGGTGAGCCGTGCGTCTGGTGCGCAGCAATCCAAGTTAGGGGACCATTTCCCCTCGTGGATTTCCTTATATCGATCGTTGTATTTGAACTCCGACACGCCGAAGAACAGCCCCACGCGCCGGCCGGTCGGTTCCTCGGTCTTCGGATCGGAAGCGTAGGTCGTGATGTCGATCGAGTCTTCGGCCCAACCTTTCGGGTCGGCACTGCCGAGCGCCTTCTTCGTGTCTTCCACGACTTGCGGAGGTACCTTGTTGAATCGCCCCTCGTAGAGCTCTTGCGCCGACAACGACGGGAGCTTCTCTTTAGAAGCGATCACCTTCAACGTTTCGCGTCCATACGGAGCGCCGACGGTCCAAGTGAACGTATCTCCTTCGGCGGGGATCGACGTCGGTTGCTTGGCGCGAAGCAGATTGTCGGGCTGCGCGGAATTCGGAAAAATCTGATAGACCTTACCGTCGGCTTGTTTGTAGAGCACATAGGCATAAGCGTCGCTCTCGCTTGTGACCTTCACGACGAGCGGATCTCCGTGACGATACTGCCGCGTGACTCGATCCACGCCGATGCGGACGAAGAAGCTCGGGTCTTCCTGCTTGATCGCTTCGGGATCATCCTTCGCCGGCGCTTCATCGGCAGCAGTTGCCGGCCGCGACCAGAAGGCGAACGTAAAGAGAGCGACGCACGCGAAGATGCCGACGATCGTATGTTTCCGGCTTTCAAACTGAATCATCATCGCGCGTCCTTGGGATTTAATCCGGAACGGTTCCATTGACTTTTCGAGCTCAGCCGCGGCCGATGGAGACGCTCTGCGCCACAAATCGCGGCAGTTCGTATTCGGGAAAAATTACCCCGCGAAGTATCAAGTATAAAGGGTGCTCGAGTGACACACCAATTTCTCAGGCGTTTCACAAGCGGCGCGGCGAGTTATCTGCACTGCGCCCGGCGGTTTCACTTCTTTTCAGTCGGCGCCACCAACCGCATTTCCGCCGATTCTCCGCCGACACCGACTTAAGAAGCAGCCGGCCGTGTATTTCGGTGTCATCTATCGGTAGCTGGTGATACCTGCGCGCTAGAATCATGCTCGCATGGATGAAGTCTTCATGGAGCCGGAATCGGCCATCAAGAACCGCGTGCTTCAAGAGCATGCCGGAACTACCGCCGCCGTTGCCGCAATACCGCCACCGCATCGTGCGTCCTGCCTGGATCCGATCTCGAAAGTGAACTGTATTTCACTTGGCGCAGCAGGCATCGAAAGCAATCCGACTGCCGGCAACGCATGCTTACGGACACCAAGCGAATTGCTTGGTTCGACTGGGCGTTCGACGTATTGTCGCCGAACTTGCTTGCCGGCAGTTTCTAACGTTTCGTGTTCGACACCCCGCTTCCGGAGAAGTCTGCAACTCAAACATTGACCATACGACGAAGGTGCCTATAAGGCAGGCTCGCGTTGCCTAAAAATTCATGCCATCGATACAAATGCTAGCGGCATCGACAGTTCGATTGATCTTCTCTACGGTGCACAAACTCGATACATTTTGGGCGCCAAATATCTTAATGAAATAAATTCAGCGGCAACGTTAATACTTGCAAAGACTTAGTGCGAACAGTGCCATTGGGAAGGATCCTATGAGTAGTCAAAAAGCGCCGGTGATTTGTTGTGACAAGGATCCAAAAGACTCCGGGCCAACGGCGAAAAGCTTGCCGATCGAAGTTGTTAGCTTGGAACGAAAAGCGCGCCGTCTCAGTCGGGAATTGGCAGCGGTCTCCGTCATTCGACCGAACCCGTTTACGGAAAGCTTGAATCAATCGCTCGACGCCATGGTCACGGTGCCGCCAAAGCGTGGGATACTCGGTATAGTCAAAGGCGTCCGGCGCAGAACTAGAAGAATTGCCTTAGCTGCTTGGACCGAATGGCGTCAACGAGGTTTGGTCTCTCTGGCAAAGAAGTTAAAGCGTAAGTTGCGTCCTACGCGACCATCGAACACATTGGGACCAATGCCCGATACGTCGGCCAAAGAACAAAGCCCTGCTTGTGCGAAATTGCAGATTTCAGAGCGAAGTGTTTTGGAGTCGGAAGATAAGGTATTAGCTAAAATCTTGTCCTTTAAGCCGAAACGCGAAGGAAAACTAAATAAACCGGTAGACATCATCATTCCGGTATACAAGGGACGAGGAGAGACATTTCGATGCATTCAAAGCGTGCTAGCCGCGAAACTGCCGCTTGATTGCGAAGTTATTGTGATCAGCGATTGCGGACCAGATCATTTATTAAACAACGATCTACGAAAAATCGCCGACGGCGGCCGTGTAACACTTATTGAAAACACGAGTAATCTCGGCTTCGTTAAGTCCGTCAACCGCGGGATGAAGCGGGCGTTGGACCGTGACGTGATCCTACTAAATTCCGATACGGAGGTCTTCGGCGACTGGATCGGACGTCTTGCGCGGGTGGCTTACAAAAACAGTAGGATCGGCACCGTAACGCCATTCTCCAATAATGCATCGATTTGTAGTTATCCAACCTTTTACACCGGTAGCCAGATTCCGGAAAATATTACGCCGTGTGAAATCGATCGCATTTGCGCCGATGTGAACTGTAGTGAGGCTGTTGATGTGCCTACAGGTGTCGGATATTGCATGTATATTAGGCGCGACTGTCTCGACCAAGTCGGCTTTTTCAATGATAAGTTGTTCGGTACCGGCTATGGCGAAGAGAATGACTTTTGTTTCCGCGCTCGAAACCTTGGATGGCGCAATCTATTGGCGACCGATACCTATGTTTATCATAAGGGTGCGACATCCTTCGGCGCCAGCAAGCAAGCCGCCTGTGACCGAGCCCAAAAGATCCTTAATAGTCTCTATCCATCTCATCAGTACCATGTTGAAGTGCATTTGCGTCATGACCCTGCCTTTGAGTATCGTCGCAATATAGACCTTATTCGTCTTTCTCGGCAGTCACCTCAAGGGAGTGCGGCGATACTTCTGGTCTCTCACAATTTGGGCGGTGGCACCGAACGTCATGTGGTCGACTTGGCCTGTCGACTTGAATCCGAAGGGGTGCGAGCTATTATTCTCCGCCCAGCCGACGGAGGGCGAGTGCGCCTTGAACGTCCGGGTATCGCCGATACTCCCAATTTGTTTTTTTCGCTACCGGATGAATATTGGTCATTCCGGCTAGCCTTGCGACAACTCGGAATTATTCATGTACACGTACACCATACCGTGGACGTGCCGGACGACGTGCTGGAGATTATTCATGACGAAGAACTACCGTACGATGTGACGCTCCACGATTATTTTACCGTCTGTCCGCGGATTAATCTGATGGATGAATCCAACAGCTACTGCGGAGAGCCCGCAAGTACGAAGTGTCGGGTCTGTATCCAGCGAGGCGGAAGTCCGGCGGGTCGCAATATCGACATCGACGACTGGCGCGCCAAACACGGAACTTGGTTATCCCGTGCTCGAAAAGTCTTCGTTCCCAATGAAGACGTTGCAATTCGAATGAGTCGCTACATGCCGAACATCGAATTTACGATAAGACCTCATGAGGCGGTTTACAAAGGAGCTCGACCGGTAGCTGCTCCATTTGTCCAAGATCAGGCATTGCGAGTCGCAGTCATTGGTGCGATCGGACCTCACAAGGGTTCGGCAATTCTTCTTGAATGTGCTCGCGATGCTTTGCGTCGTAGTTTGCCGATCACGTTTCACGTGATCGGTATAACCGATCGTACGGAAGAATTATTGTCGGTCGGAAACATCACGGTCACAGGCGCCTACGATGAGCGAGAAGTATTTAATTTGCTTGAGGCGAGCGGTTGCCATTGCGCATTTTTCTCATCGGTCGTGCCGGAGACATTTTGCTACACGCTTTCGATTGCATTTCTGGGGCAATTGTTGCCTATCGCTTTCGACATCGGAGCTCCGGCCGCTCGAATTCGTGAGACAGGTTTCGGACACGTAATTCCATTCACGACGGATCCCGCGGAGATTAACTCCGGGCTTCTCGCGGCGTACCGCAAGTTCGCAAGTGCGCCCGATGCATCCTTCAATAAACAACAAGATACCATCTACTTCGATCTTTGGACCGACTATTACGAATTCCCTTCGCGTCGTTCCGAATTAAGCCTCGCTTGACCTCGACTTGTCGATCCGAAATCGGATCCGGCTCGACCAAAGGCAAGCATGGCTCGTGATGAGACTTTAGAACGATCTGTTGTCC carries:
- a CDS encoding SUMF1/EgtB/PvdO family nonheme iron enzyme — encoded protein: MARPRKLSNKLESNLMHLRRSCSCCFQAWCWLVVAPFFAHAADEPKVAERWALLIGVDDYANANDLNYCGADQRSLRDRLRASGFPEKQIFLMHDKAEENRYRPSQRNIEKQLDVVLSLAGENDLLIVAFSGHGVSLDGKSYLCPNDATLQDPATLVALDSLYERLRDCSAKLKLVLVDACRNDPRVGGARSMTPTEETKALARNLKDLRLPEGVVLLNSCAPGEISREDEKFGHGVFMNFILEGLGGAADKDGDGALSLYELQSYASIKTRVYVADRFNDSQRPFYKIEGEAASMEFALLPTGPISNEKRWTNTVGLEFALIPPGEFQMGAVDDDPDADDDELRHKVRITKPFYLGIHEVTHAQFSQFVKADNYKTQAETDGAGGWGYDEATDTLSGPKPQYDWRNTGWPQTDEHPVVNVTWRDAKAFCDWLCRKEGKNYRLPTEAQWEYACRAGAATKYFHGDDPERLAEFANTADAAFKTKKPSGHAYGIDADDGFVFTAPVGRRKPNAFGLYDMTGNVWEWCDDWYDPQFYSRSPENDPFGPVEGTLGVYRGGSWFSRPAYARPSNRGGDSLEYRDDSLGFRLVLAP
- a CDS encoding caspase family protein — encoded protein: MISRRRSFTTDLRQVCVGLIVVGLFGAGAFDQGRRALAADAPAARPKSWALLIGCGEYEKARRLDFIRRDVDTLRETLVARGGYDPKRITAIHDGAADDKKPRRAVIEQAVTTFLAQPAADDRIVVYFSGHGFRAADGKMYLAPIDCDPESPEKSGVAVQWLRERLAACPAGFKLLILDACHAGSERGGKDPTKAPANSEEIGNQFGDLANVVTIASSTANQPSQIWDEKQHSLFTYWLNEGLKGNADTSGDGEVNIDELFDYVHRAVKRTSEGRLGRLQTPVRIVRSAIDGVPTVVRLTPQSLKTVINDVAEQLADKLIENKVAKIGVLEFINDTDGGELLGKEFGLLGNSCAEMLQERLIDLGSGRFSVVDRHRVQTALKQHRFGLADLGSDAALKGLSASTGGMPVVVIGKLKGDQAEGAARNPRVVHVQCKLTQTEGSADLGHSGGTALLNESEWAMIGKSSVIRPEDRQPDRQRPGEDIKPIEDKVVREADERAKGPHPFLDPAFPFRLRIMVGGVERPGKAVGNDWIVELRKGETYTIQVEHSGKQPVAMRLLVDGLNTVSEKESTKGIETWIIGKRVGLDTARSWVLDPTLPDTFKVNNVALWQVQGFLSNDNEKNEMRRFTVVDASQSLAARYKFSDQIGMITAAFYTLTASSERAVGTTAGEKVAETVKHAKGVAPGNLIGVVHVKYVEAN
- a CDS encoding DUF4384 domain-containing protein, which produces MMIQFESRKHTIVGIFACVALFTFAFWSRPATAADEAPAKDDPEAIKQEDPSFFVRIGVDRVTRQYRHGDPLVVKVTSESDAYAYVLYKQADGKVYQIFPNSAQPDNLLRAKQPTSIPAEGDTFTWTVGAPYGRETLKVIASKEKLPSLSAQELYEGRFNKVPPQVVEDTKKALGSADPKGWAEDSIDITTYASDPKTEEPTGRRVGLFFGVSEFKYNDRYKEIHEGKWSPNLDCCAPDARLTAQVMKEVSHLDEVRILVNQEATKAGIEEGITKWLPSVTRPGDTVVIFIETHGDGVDDDNGDERDGKDEYFMTQEFADLSLYSHFRKQRTAGTISDDDRRSLEVFEAFIAANQQTMKKLGDEQLNKLLNMVLIHQSCVTDDLFGHWLQKLAGRKVVVMMATCHAGGFAKNEKSLKPAERAAEIANFDFLTGELGRLKDIGQPDTVVISACTTKEVSYSFSLSNDTIDALKRRTGADLTLKQGDFMHTLPFGLIESLAVSPPRQPIDVAFRDIRDRVLKYIAANEKNFAETDGKLRHEPQFYDFSTRPIYLKP
- a CDS encoding glycosyltransferase; this translates as MSSQKAPVICCDKDPKDSGPTAKSLPIEVVSLERKARRLSRELAAVSVIRPNPFTESLNQSLDAMVTVPPKRGILGIVKGVRRRTRRIALAAWTEWRQRGLVSLAKKLKRKLRPTRPSNTLGPMPDTSAKEQSPACAKLQISERSVLESEDKVLAKILSFKPKREGKLNKPVDIIIPVYKGRGETFRCIQSVLAAKLPLDCEVIVISDCGPDHLLNNDLRKIADGGRVTLIENTSNLGFVKSVNRGMKRALDRDVILLNSDTEVFGDWIGRLARVAYKNSRIGTVTPFSNNASICSYPTFYTGSQIPENITPCEIDRICADVNCSEAVDVPTGVGYCMYIRRDCLDQVGFFNDKLFGTGYGEENDFCFRARNLGWRNLLATDTYVYHKGATSFGASKQAACDRAQKILNSLYPSHQYHVEVHLRHDPAFEYRRNIDLIRLSRQSPQGSAAILLVSHNLGGGTERHVVDLACRLESEGVRAIILRPADGGRVRLERPGIADTPNLFFSLPDEYWSFRLALRQLGIIHVHVHHTVDVPDDVLEIIHDEELPYDVTLHDYFTVCPRINLMDESNSYCGEPASTKCRVCIQRGGSPAGRNIDIDDWRAKHGTWLSRARKVFVPNEDVAIRMSRYMPNIEFTIRPHEAVYKGARPVAAPFVQDQALRVAVIGAIGPHKGSAILLECARDALRRSLPITFHVIGITDRTEELLSVGNITVTGAYDEREVFNLLEASGCHCAFFSSVVPETFCYTLSIAFLGQLLPIAFDIGAPAARIRETGFGHVIPFTTDPAEINSGLLAAYRKFASAPDASFNKQQDTIYFDLWTDYYEFPSRRSELSLA